TCGGCCCAGAACGGCGCGTAGTCGGGGTGGTGCAGCATTCGCCCGTTGTATGGATTGGGGCGGAGGAAGCCGCCGCGCATGCCCAGCCCCTTGCGGGCGTAGCGCATCTCGTCGATGGCGAAGTCGATCGACTGCATGGGAAGCATGGCCACGCCGAAGAGGCGGTCCGGATAGGGCCGGCAGTAGTCCGCGAGCCAGCGGTTGTAGGCCCGGCAGGCGGCCGCGGCGAGGCCGGGATCCTTGATGGCGCCGGCGAACAGGCCGATGCTGGGATAGAGGAACGCCGCGTCGATACCGTCCAGGTCCATGTCGGCGATTCGCGCGTGCGGGTCGAAGCCGCCCTTGCGGCCCTCGAGATACTTCATCGTGACGTCGTCCACCGTGCCCTGCCGGGCGCCGATCGCCCCCAGCAGGCCGAGGCCCTTGGGGCTGCCGAGCACCCGGCCTTCGATGAGCAGGCGCTCCTTGCCGTCGGTGTCCACGATCATCCGCGGCGCGCGGTCGCGGTAGGCGGGGTCCATGTACTTCTCGAACAGGTCCACCGGCTCGAGCACGTGTCCATCGGCGTCGATGACGTTGTACGTGCGTGACATGGGAAACCTCCCTTCAGATGACCCCCTCGCGGTGAAGAGCGTCGAGATCGGCCGGCCCGTAGCCGAGCAGCCTGCCGTAGACCTCGGCGTTGTGCTCGCCGAGCAGCGGCGCGCGCACCACTTCCGTCGGCGAGGCCGACAGCCGCACCGGGTTCGCGGGCATCGGGTACGGGCCGCGTCGGGGATGCTCGAGGTCCACGATGAAGCCGCGCTGGCGCAGATGCGGGTCCGACAGCACCTCGCTCGAGTCGAGCACGGCCCCGCACGGGATGCCCGCGCCGGCCAGGGTCTCCATCACCTCGTGCTTCGTGCGCTTCTCCGTCCACGCCTCGATCATGTCGTCGATCTCGTCGACGAACTGGACGCGGTCGCGCCGGTCGGCGTAGCGCGGATCGTCGCCCAGCTCGGGACGGCCGACGATCCTCGTCAGCGTCTTCCACATCTCGACAGTGGCGAGGTGAATGAAGACGTAGTCGTTCGGCCCGAAGGGCCGGCAGCGGTAGATGTTGGAAGGCGCCGCACCCGCCGAGCGGTTGCCGCGGCGGGGCGCGGGCTTGCCGTCCACGTAGGTATCGCGCAGGTGGATGCGGAGCTGGTTCACCACCGAGTCCTGCTGCGCCACCTCGATCTGCTGGCCCACGCCCGTCGTCTGGCGCTGGATGATCGCCGCCAGGATGCCGATCGCCGTGTGCAGCCCGGCGCCCGTGTCGGCCAGGCCGCCGATGGCCTTCGTCGGCGGGCCGTCGGGCGAGCCTGTCATGCTCATCGCGCCCGCCATCGCCTGGGCGATCCACTCGAAGGACTTGTACTCCGAATACGGCCCGCCGCTCCCGAAGCCTTTCACCGAGGCGGCGATGATGCGCGGGTTCAGCCGCCGGAGCGCCTCGGACCCCAGGCCGAGCCGCTCCATCGCGCCGGGCCCCATGTTCTCGACGACGACGTCCGCGCTTTTCACCATCTCCTCGAACATCGCGCGGCCGCGCGGTGATTTCAGATTCAGCGTCACGCCCTTCTTGCAGGAGTTCAGCAGCAGGAAGAACCACGCGTCCTCGCCGCGCTTGTCGGAGAGCGCGGTGCGGCCAGGCTCGCCGGCGGGCGGCTCGATCTTGATGACGTCGGCCCCGAGCCACGCGAGCATCTGCGTGCAGGACGGGCCGGCCTCGTACTGGGTCAGGTCGAGAACGCGAATCCCCTCGAGCGCCTTGGACGACATAGTCGCCTCAGCCCCGCTTCGGTGGTGTGTGACGGAACGGCAGCACGGTGTAGCGCGCCCGCTCGACCTCGATGACCAGGACGACGCGCTGCTCGGGATTGTTGCGCATCGGAAACTCCTGGCCGGTGTACTTGCGCGAGATCCTGTCGATCACCTCGAGCT
The genomic region above belongs to Candidatus Methylomirabilota bacterium and contains:
- a CDS encoding amidohydrolase family protein, with translation MSRTYNVIDADGHVLEPVDLFEKYMDPAYRDRAPRMIVDTDGKERLLIEGRVLGSPKGLGLLGAIGARQGTVDDVTMKYLEGRKGGFDPHARIADMDLDGIDAAFLYPSIGLFAGAIKDPGLAAAACRAYNRWLADYCRPYPDRLFGVAMLPMQSIDFAIDEMRYARKGLGMRGGFLRPNPYNGRMLHHPDYAPFWAEVQELDFAIGLHEGASGGMPQVGVDRFETRGARHIISHTMEMMLASMSVIWGGVCDRFPRVRIAFLESGGGWIAPWLDRMDRHFDDQGFNDSGLSMRPSELFQRNCWISFEPVEGCLSVLADYIGPHKILWATDYPHPDGFFPGAPKLIADRPELSAQTKREILAGGARRFYGLT
- a CDS encoding CoA transferase translates to MSSKALEGIRVLDLTQYEAGPSCTQMLAWLGADVIKIEPPAGEPGRTALSDKRGEDAWFFLLLNSCKKGVTLNLKSPRGRAMFEEMVKSADVVVENMGPGAMERLGLGSEALRRLNPRIIAASVKGFGSGGPYSEYKSFEWIAQAMAGAMSMTGSPDGPPTKAIGGLADTGAGLHTAIGILAAIIQRQTTGVGQQIEVAQQDSVVNQLRIHLRDTYVDGKPAPRRGNRSAGAAPSNIYRCRPFGPNDYVFIHLATVEMWKTLTRIVGRPELGDDPRYADRRDRVQFVDEIDDMIEAWTEKRTKHEVMETLAGAGIPCGAVLDSSEVLSDPHLRQRGFIVDLEHPRRGPYPMPANPVRLSASPTEVVRAPLLGEHNAEVYGRLLGYGPADLDALHREGVI